Proteins co-encoded in one Metabacillus sp. KUDC1714 genomic window:
- a CDS encoding carbohydrate ABC transporter permease, whose product MPKMHNTPAGRVFDVFNFIFLGIIALLMVCPFLYIIAGSFATEAELTRRSFFIIPETFSLESYKYIFSTGTFTRSILVSIGVTLVGTLVCLFFTFTMAYPLSRKHLMGRSTIMNLIIFSMLFGGGMIPTYLVVKSLGLLDSYWALILPLAINPFNLIIVKTFFQNIPLELEESAKIDGCTEFGIFWRIMLPLSKPVLATFALFYAVAIWNDFFSALLYINDNTKWPVQVLLQQIILLSQTMLNDPTSMGAEYVEPPEQSLKLAVVVVATLPILIIYPFLQKHFAKGMLLGSVKG is encoded by the coding sequence ATGCCAAAAATGCACAATACTCCAGCAGGAAGAGTATTTGATGTATTTAACTTTATTTTTTTAGGAATAATCGCATTGTTGATGGTTTGTCCATTCTTATATATTATTGCTGGATCATTTGCTACAGAGGCTGAATTAACAAGAAGAAGCTTTTTTATCATTCCTGAAACATTTTCATTAGAATCCTATAAATATATATTTTCCACAGGTACATTTACACGCAGTATTTTAGTATCGATTGGTGTAACATTGGTAGGAACACTTGTATGTCTCTTTTTTACCTTTACGATGGCTTATCCACTTTCAAGAAAACATTTAATGGGACGTAGTACAATTATGAATCTCATTATATTTTCAATGTTATTTGGCGGAGGCATGATCCCTACCTATTTAGTGGTAAAATCATTGGGATTATTGGATTCCTATTGGGCATTGATATTGCCTTTAGCGATCAATCCGTTTAATTTAATTATTGTCAAAACATTTTTTCAAAATATTCCATTAGAATTAGAAGAGTCAGCTAAAATTGATGGTTGTACTGAATTTGGGATCTTCTGGAGAATTATGCTTCCATTATCAAAACCAGTGCTTGCAACCTTTGCGCTCTTTTATGCCGTAGCTATTTGGAATGATTTCTTTAGTGCATTATTATACATCAATGACAATACGAAATGGCCTGTTCAAGTATTGCTTCAACAAATTATTCTCCTTTCACAAACGATGTTAAACGATCCGACCTCAATGGGTGCTGAATATGTTGAACCCCCAGAGCAATCATTGAAACTTGCTGTCGTTGTCGTGGCAACATTACCGATCTTGATCATATACCCATTCCTTCAGAAGCATTTTGCAAAAGGAATGTTATTAGGATCTGTAAAAGGATAA
- a CDS encoding oligogalacturonate lyase family protein: MTKGKKWSSERKSFHDPLTGVVITQLTDYYSHSYHLYFTNNAWYDGNTKLLIGSDRGNSTNLYSIDLLSGDLTQLTDLKRNQKKGIQGTFINPHKMEAYFTIDRSIVAINLKTYHESTLFELPKGYQFSNLSCTSDGKHLCFGLTEDLSNSIKSNLSGGYIGFEDTEAARPHCQICLLTIETGEIKTIHEEKRWIGHVNASPTQPNLITFCHEGPWEKVDHRIWVLDIDTGRKWKVVEGEPNQYAGHEYWHADGLRIGYHGYTDSLDRKDEKFLGSVKFDNTEYEHFNFPYQNMHIHSKDTQLIVGDGQQTTAYHGEYYQDCLFLWKKNKDKMEGPRVLCKHRGSFHIQQVHVHPCFSPDSTKILYTSDMSGYGNVYLVDVPEFEALPTLDDDRLKSSK; the protein is encoded by the coding sequence ATGACAAAGGGGAAGAAATGGTCATCTGAACGAAAAAGTTTCCATGACCCGTTAACTGGCGTAGTAATAACACAATTAACTGATTATTACTCACATAGTTACCATTTATATTTCACTAATAACGCATGGTATGATGGGAACACAAAATTATTAATTGGTTCAGACAGAGGAAACAGTACAAATTTATATAGTATAGACTTACTAAGTGGAGATCTGACGCAATTAACAGACCTAAAACGAAATCAGAAAAAAGGAATTCAGGGTACTTTTATTAACCCACATAAAATGGAAGCTTATTTTACAATAGATAGGAGCATTGTGGCAATCAATCTGAAAACCTATCATGAGTCAACACTTTTTGAACTCCCAAAAGGCTATCAATTTAGTAATTTAAGTTGTACTTCTGACGGTAAACACCTTTGTTTCGGACTAACAGAAGATTTATCAAATTCGATAAAAAGCAATCTATCCGGCGGGTATATAGGTTTTGAGGATACGGAAGCTGCAAGACCACATTGCCAGATTTGTTTACTAACAATAGAAACAGGTGAGATAAAAACCATTCATGAAGAAAAGCGGTGGATTGGGCATGTTAATGCTTCTCCAACCCAGCCTAATTTGATAACTTTTTGTCATGAGGGACCTTGGGAGAAAGTAGATCATAGAATTTGGGTGCTTGATATAGACACAGGGCGTAAATGGAAGGTAGTTGAGGGAGAACCAAATCAATATGCAGGACATGAATATTGGCATGCAGATGGTTTGCGTATTGGCTACCATGGCTATACAGATTCATTAGATCGAAAGGATGAGAAGTTTTTAGGTTCAGTAAAATTTGATAATACAGAATATGAGCATTTCAATTTTCCGTACCAAAATATGCATATACATTCAAAAGATACTCAATTAATCGTCGGTGATGGCCAGCAAACGACTGCCTACCATGGTGAATATTATCAAGACTGTTTGTTTTTATGGAAGAAAAATAAGGATAAAATGGAGGGACCAAGAGTACTCTGTAAGCATCGCGGGAGTTTTCATATCCAACAAGTTCACGTTCATCCTTGCTTTAGTCCAGATAGCACAAAAATATTGTATACAAGTGATATGAGCGGATATGGAAACGTTTATTTAGTAGATGTTCCAGAATTCGAAGCTCTGCCAACACTAGATGATGATAGACTAAAAAGTTCAAAGTAG
- a CDS encoding ABC transporter permease, with amino-acid sequence MSEKQTTTITKLQRLKRDRWLYLLLVPGILYFLIFKYAPMWGIVIAFQDYSPFKGVFGSEWVGFENFIDFFQNPDFFRLLRNTFILAVLDLVFFFPAPIILSLLLNELRINSYKRTVQTFIYVPHFMSWVIIASITYIFFTTSGGVMNEIVSYFYGKEINFLSSPEWFRPLIMGQIIWKETGWGTVIFLAALASVDQEQYEAAIVDGAGRFRRLWHVTLPAVRSTIVVLLILRLGNFLDTGFQQIFLMSNSLNRSVADVFDTYVYFVGITQGAYSYSTAVGLFKSVVGIILVLGANKLAKKLGQEGIF; translated from the coding sequence TTGAGTGAAAAACAAACAACAACAATTACAAAACTACAACGCTTGAAAAGGGATAGATGGTTGTATCTATTATTAGTTCCTGGGATTCTATATTTCCTTATTTTTAAATATGCACCAATGTGGGGCATAGTCATCGCCTTTCAAGATTATTCTCCTTTTAAAGGCGTTTTTGGTAGCGAGTGGGTTGGATTTGAAAATTTTATAGACTTTTTTCAAAACCCAGATTTTTTTAGATTATTAAGAAATACCTTTATTCTAGCAGTATTAGATTTAGTATTCTTCTTTCCAGCTCCAATAATCTTATCACTTTTATTAAATGAATTAAGAATTAATTCGTATAAAAGAACTGTACAAACATTTATATATGTACCCCATTTTATGTCATGGGTCATTATTGCAAGTATTACGTATATCTTTTTTACTACAAGTGGTGGGGTAATGAATGAAATCGTTTCTTATTTCTATGGAAAGGAAATTAATTTCTTATCCTCCCCTGAGTGGTTTCGTCCATTAATTATGGGACAAATCATTTGGAAAGAAACAGGTTGGGGCACTGTAATTTTCTTAGCAGCCTTAGCTTCTGTTGACCAAGAACAGTACGAAGCAGCGATTGTAGACGGAGCAGGACGATTTCGAAGATTGTGGCATGTCACCCTTCCAGCTGTTAGAAGTACAATTGTAGTTTTACTTATATTGCGACTTGGAAACTTCCTTGATACAGGGTTTCAACAAATTTTCTTAATGTCGAATTCATTAAATCGAAGTGTTGCTGATGTATTTGATACGTATGTCTACTTTGTGGGGATTACACAAGGTGCATATAGTTATAGTACAGCAGTAGGCTTGTTTAAATCAGTCGTCGGCATCATTCTTGTTTTAGGTGCAAACAAGCTTGCGAAGAAATTGGGACAAGAAGGGATCTTTTAG
- a CDS encoding exo-rhamnogalacturonan lyase family protein, producing MLVLKLKWLKHKPKGRSGVSWGVPWERGILNREETLCLMDDNGKKTPIQSWPMAYWPDGTVKWTGHSAVFLANEQSYELTVGKTQIPESPLQVIDSENQIIVDTGEIQCIINKQGTNFIEEIVSDSKVIGNKGKLISIQEVRDETSGKKTIQEIPLESNIKDAIVEQNGSVKCVIKIDGEHETISSNHKQTWLPFQLRIYFYAGTSSIKMVHTFFYDGNPQTDFIKGLGMEFSIPLSGEAWNRHIRFAGDVGIYSEPAQLMLTRRHRNADGLYEKQISGEIVNLFDKQHQPLLEHVQQNAIWNDFKLTQDSADHYRIMKRTNNGYSWVESTHGTRAKGLIYAGGESGGIGIGVKNFWQKFPSTLEVIGLNRADTKLKIWFWSPDFEAMDLRHYSNETHVVSAYEGFDEMRATPYGIANTSEVFLQCYTVVPSHEELVEKAEEWQSPPLLVCEPTYYYETKALGVWSLPDTSHPIKAQLELELDKAISFYKCEIDQRRWYGFWNYGDVMHTYDSVRHQWRYDLGGFAWQNTELVPNIWLWYAFLRSGREDIFMMAEAMTRHTSEVDVYHFGEYAGLGSRHNVVHWGCGCKEARISMAGLHKYYYFLTTDERTRDLLIEVRDADQALANLDPMREFYPDHQYKTHARVGPDWAAFCSNWLSEWERTENTAYRDKISTGIEVLKQLPLRLLSGPNFGYNPVTNELLHMGDGNSGAYHMVIAFGGPQAWMELSQLLEDDEWDDMLVEFGEFYVLSEEEKLIRSNGILHDKLFSLPMLAAGMVAFAAAKKKDPSLAKKAWKLLLDEEISEMKLPIEEKEVKAWRHLTEVSTITTNTTSQWCLNTIIALELIGEYLSSDQHLSNNENIKLLNEMK from the coding sequence GTGTTGGTTTTGAAATTGAAATGGCTAAAACATAAGCCGAAAGGTCGATCAGGTGTTTCATGGGGTGTTCCGTGGGAGCGGGGAATTCTAAATAGAGAAGAAACTTTATGTCTAATGGACGATAATGGTAAGAAAACACCTATTCAAAGCTGGCCGATGGCCTATTGGCCGGATGGAACTGTGAAATGGACAGGACACAGTGCAGTTTTTCTAGCAAACGAACAGTCATATGAATTAACAGTTGGTAAAACTCAAATTCCGGAAAGCCCGTTACAAGTAATAGATTCAGAGAATCAAATTATTGTTGATACGGGAGAAATACAATGTATCATAAACAAACAAGGTACAAATTTCATTGAGGAAATTGTAAGCGATTCAAAAGTGATTGGGAATAAGGGGAAATTAATCTCAATCCAAGAAGTGCGGGATGAGACCTCTGGGAAAAAGACAATTCAGGAAATCCCACTTGAAAGCAACATAAAAGATGCAATAGTTGAACAGAACGGTTCAGTAAAATGTGTAATCAAAATAGATGGTGAACATGAAACGATTTCTAGTAACCACAAGCAAACATGGCTGCCTTTTCAATTACGTATCTATTTTTATGCTGGAACCTCATCGATAAAAATGGTTCATACATTTTTCTATGATGGAAATCCTCAAACAGATTTTATTAAAGGGCTTGGGATGGAATTTTCGATTCCTCTAAGTGGTGAAGCATGGAATCGTCATATACGATTTGCTGGTGATGTAGGAATCTATTCAGAACCTGCTCAGCTAATGTTAACGAGAAGACATCGAAATGCCGATGGACTATATGAAAAGCAAATTAGCGGAGAAATAGTGAATTTATTTGATAAACAACATCAGCCTTTGCTTGAACATGTTCAACAAAATGCAATCTGGAATGATTTTAAATTAACACAAGATTCAGCAGATCATTATCGAATAATGAAGCGTACAAATAATGGATATTCATGGGTTGAATCAACTCATGGTACTAGAGCCAAGGGATTAATTTATGCGGGTGGTGAAAGTGGCGGAATAGGAATTGGTGTTAAAAACTTTTGGCAGAAGTTCCCTTCAACTTTAGAAGTAATCGGTTTAAATAGAGCAGATACAAAGTTAAAGATCTGGTTTTGGTCTCCCGACTTTGAGGCAATGGATTTAAGACATTATAGTAATGAAACTCATGTGGTAAGTGCCTATGAGGGATTTGACGAAATGCGAGCAACACCATATGGAATAGCAAACACTAGTGAAGTTTTTTTACAGTGCTATACTGTTGTACCATCACATGAAGAGTTAGTAGAAAAAGCTGAAGAATGGCAATCACCGCCTCTATTAGTCTGTGAGCCAACCTATTATTATGAAACAAAAGCATTAGGTGTCTGGAGTTTACCAGATACAAGCCATCCAATAAAAGCTCAATTAGAATTAGAACTTGATAAGGCGATAAGCTTTTACAAATGTGAAATTGATCAACGTAGATGGTATGGATTCTGGAACTATGGAGATGTGATGCATACATACGATTCCGTCCGCCATCAATGGAGATATGATTTAGGTGGATTTGCATGGCAAAATACAGAGCTGGTGCCAAATATTTGGCTATGGTATGCTTTTTTACGTTCTGGTCGTGAAGATATCTTCATGATGGCTGAAGCGATGACCCGGCATACAAGTGAAGTAGATGTGTATCACTTTGGAGAATACGCCGGTCTGGGATCTAGACATAATGTAGTCCATTGGGGATGTGGCTGTAAGGAAGCAAGAATAAGCATGGCTGGCCTTCATAAATATTATTACTTTTTGACAACGGATGAACGAACAAGAGATTTATTAATCGAAGTAAGAGACGCAGATCAGGCGCTTGCAAATTTAGATCCAATGAGAGAATTCTATCCAGATCATCAATATAAGACACATGCTCGCGTAGGTCCGGATTGGGCAGCGTTTTGTTCAAATTGGCTTTCCGAATGGGAGAGAACAGAAAATACAGCCTATCGTGATAAAATTTCAACTGGAATAGAAGTGTTAAAACAATTACCATTACGTTTGCTTTCAGGTCCAAACTTTGGTTATAACCCAGTGACAAACGAACTGCTTCACATGGGAGATGGAAATTCTGGTGCTTATCATATGGTTATAGCTTTTGGTGGCCCTCAAGCATGGATGGAGCTATCCCAATTATTAGAAGATGATGAATGGGATGACATGTTGGTGGAATTTGGTGAATTTTACGTTTTAAGTGAAGAAGAAAAATTGATAAGAAGCAATGGGATTTTGCATGATAAATTGTTTAGTCTTCCAATGTTAGCGGCAGGTATGGTTGCCTTTGCAGCAGCAAAGAAAAAGGACCCTTCTCTAGCAAAAAAAGCTTGGAAGTTATTATTAGACGAAGAAATTAGTGAGATGAAGTTACCAATTGAAGAAAAAGAAGTTAAGGCATGGAGGCATTTGACAGAGGTTTCAACAATTACGACCAATACAACGTCCCAATGGTGCTTAAATACGATCATTGCCTTGGAATTGATTGGTGAGTATTTATCCTCAGATCAGCATCTAAGTAATAATGAGAATATCAAACTTCTAAATGAAATGAAATAA
- a CDS encoding extracellular solute-binding protein, translated as MGKSKKELSKKIVLPLLSTMLLSSSLVACSNSEKTSKESGKSESNNTISIMTTAYSPEPPGEDSPVFKELEKFMETDIKVNWVLNSSYSDKLNITLASGELPDIMMIPSKIPSFISAVEDGAFWELGPYLKDYPNLSQANEITLNNSSIGGKIYGIYRSRPLGRNGITFRKDWLENVGLKTPKTIDDFYNVLKAFTENDPDGNGKDDTYGMVVSKYTGPWDIMQTWFGAPNKWGEDADGNLQPDFMTEEYLNALKFFKKLYDEGLINEDFAVMDPLKWGDPLLNGQAGVIVDVVDRAHRAEEDMIAANPNLKEPIDVIGAVEGPTGLHNLPTSGYSGMLAIPKSSVKTEEELKKVLAFIDKLSEAEAQTLAYNGLEGRHYELKDGNLVELTENDEALINEFTDLNQFQTGIPENRFIQAEQTPLLEKEEIVKTENEEIVVPNPAEALVSEVYAQKGQQLDNIINDAKIKFIVGQIDEAGFKDAIELWRSTGGDDYIDEINQLYKEVN; from the coding sequence ATGGGTAAAAGTAAAAAAGAATTAAGTAAAAAAATTGTCCTTCCATTACTTTCAACAATGCTTCTTTCTTCATCATTAGTAGCATGTAGTAATTCAGAAAAAACTAGTAAAGAATCCGGAAAAAGCGAATCAAATAATACTATATCAATTATGACAACGGCATATTCGCCAGAACCACCAGGTGAAGATAGTCCAGTATTTAAAGAACTTGAAAAATTTATGGAAACAGATATAAAAGTAAATTGGGTTCTTAATAGCTCGTATTCTGACAAATTAAATATTACATTAGCATCTGGAGAGCTACCGGATATTATGATGATTCCGTCAAAGATACCTAGTTTCATAAGTGCAGTTGAGGATGGGGCTTTTTGGGAACTTGGGCCATATCTTAAGGATTATCCTAATTTAAGTCAAGCAAATGAAATTACATTAAACAATAGCTCCATAGGTGGAAAGATTTACGGTATCTATCGTAGTCGACCATTAGGAAGAAACGGTATTACATTTAGAAAAGACTGGTTGGAAAATGTTGGTTTAAAAACCCCGAAAACAATCGATGATTTTTACAATGTATTGAAAGCGTTCACAGAGAATGATCCAGATGGAAATGGAAAAGATGATACTTACGGTATGGTTGTTTCAAAATACACAGGTCCATGGGATATCATGCAAACTTGGTTTGGAGCTCCAAATAAGTGGGGCGAAGACGCAGATGGTAACCTGCAGCCTGATTTTATGACAGAGGAATATTTAAACGCGTTAAAGTTCTTTAAAAAGCTCTATGATGAAGGATTGATCAATGAGGATTTTGCGGTAATGGATCCGCTAAAATGGGGTGACCCGCTTCTGAATGGACAAGCAGGTGTGATCGTCGATGTCGTGGACCGTGCCCATCGTGCAGAAGAAGATATGATTGCAGCAAATCCGAACTTAAAAGAGCCAATTGATGTTATTGGTGCTGTTGAAGGTCCAACAGGTCTACACAATTTACCTACATCTGGATATTCAGGTATGCTTGCCATTCCTAAATCCAGCGTAAAAACAGAGGAAGAGCTGAAGAAAGTTTTAGCTTTTATAGATAAGCTAAGTGAAGCAGAAGCTCAAACATTAGCCTACAATGGCTTAGAGGGACGTCATTACGAGTTAAAAGATGGTAATTTAGTTGAACTTACGGAAAATGATGAAGCTCTTATTAACGAGTTCACAGATTTGAATCAATTTCAGACGGGAATACCTGAGAATCGATTTATTCAGGCAGAACAAACTCCTTTGTTAGAAAAAGAAGAAATCGTTAAGACGGAAAATGAAGAAATTGTTGTACCAAACCCTGCTGAAGCACTCGTTTCCGAGGTTTACGCTCAAAAGGGTCAGCAATTAGACAATATTATCAATGATGCAAAAATTAAATTTATCGTTGGTCAAATTGATGAAGCAGGATTTAAAGACGCAATTGAATTATGGCGTAGTACTGGCGGAGACGATTATATTGATGAAATAAATCAATTATATAAAGAGGTAAACTGA
- a CDS encoding beta-galactosidase: protein MSEKLYHGAAYYPELWTEDVIEQDIKLMLETGINVVRIGEFAWSTMEPIEDQINLSFFKVIVNKLYEHGIETIFCTPTPTPPIWFTYKHPERMYVDRDGRTMGHGSRQHACTNNHYFRERAAIITEHIVQTLGNHPGIIGWQIDNEFKCHVSECMCETCKSLWHEWLKNRYKTIENLNEAWGTHIWSEYYHHFEQVPQPGPAPFLHNSSLNTMYKIFSMEKIAEFSDQQAEVIRTYSSAPITHNSSIAFSVDNERLFKNLDFASFDTYASIENFSAYLINCDLWRNFKKGKEFWIMETSTSFAASLESCASPHPNGYLKAEAAAAYALGAEGFCYWLWRQQRTGCEQPHSSVISAWGKPTVGYKNVIEVEHMRKEFEPIILSTKPVQADLAITYSDRAKVFLATEPHKGLNHRGLVTNYYERILSMGIHRDVIPEGASFEGYKVVLTPFIHFLSDDYLIRGKHFVENGGIWIVGPLTGGRTEEHTIHTDRALGELEKLAGVKVLFTYPMDQSGTIGSAFGCSAPLGLWSTVFEYSEEHSVGTITEGLSAGKSFLTEHSLGKGKIVMLGAMPIGREGDVLLKRMIDHYSILAEVNQRTDVTPGTIVAPRENDHSIIWFMINMDGNGGSVTIPFKGYDIKNKIEIESGKLEIGPFECKMVEFQK from the coding sequence TTGAGTGAAAAACTTTATCATGGAGCAGCTTATTATCCTGAATTATGGACTGAGGATGTCATTGAACAGGATATTAAGCTAATGCTGGAAACGGGAATCAATGTTGTTAGAATTGGAGAATTTGCTTGGTCAACAATGGAACCAATTGAAGACCAAATTAATCTGAGTTTTTTTAAGGTTATTGTGAATAAGCTTTATGAACACGGAATAGAGACTATATTTTGCACACCTACACCTACTCCGCCAATCTGGTTTACATATAAGCATCCTGAGCGAATGTATGTTGATCGTGATGGACGAACAATGGGACACGGCTCTAGACAGCATGCATGTACTAATAATCATTATTTTAGAGAAAGAGCAGCAATTATTACTGAGCATATTGTCCAAACACTTGGGAACCACCCGGGAATAATAGGTTGGCAGATCGATAATGAGTTTAAGTGTCATGTAAGTGAATGTATGTGTGAAACATGTAAATCATTATGGCATGAATGGCTGAAGAACCGCTATAAGACGATTGAAAATTTAAATGAAGCTTGGGGTACACATATATGGAGTGAATACTATCATCATTTTGAACAAGTGCCCCAGCCAGGTCCTGCACCATTTCTCCATAACTCTTCTTTAAATACTATGTATAAGATTTTTTCAATGGAAAAAATTGCAGAGTTTTCTGACCAGCAGGCTGAAGTTATTAGAACCTATTCAAGTGCACCAATAACTCATAATAGCAGCATTGCTTTCAGTGTTGATAATGAGCGGCTTTTTAAAAATCTTGATTTTGCCTCCTTTGACACATATGCATCGATTGAAAATTTCTCTGCATATTTAATTAATTGTGATTTATGGAGAAATTTTAAAAAGGGCAAAGAATTTTGGATAATGGAAACTAGTACATCCTTTGCGGCTTCATTAGAGAGCTGTGCATCACCACATCCAAACGGATATTTAAAGGCTGAAGCGGCTGCTGCCTATGCCTTAGGTGCCGAAGGTTTTTGCTACTGGCTTTGGAGACAGCAACGAACGGGATGTGAACAGCCCCATAGCTCCGTCATAAGTGCTTGGGGAAAGCCAACAGTAGGATACAAAAATGTCATAGAAGTTGAACATATGCGGAAAGAATTTGAGCCAATCATTCTGTCTACAAAACCTGTACAGGCTGATTTAGCGATCACCTATTCTGATCGAGCAAAAGTTTTTTTAGCAACAGAGCCGCACAAAGGGTTAAATCATCGCGGTTTAGTAACAAATTATTATGAGCGTATATTATCAATGGGAATTCATCGTGATGTAATACCTGAAGGAGCTAGTTTTGAAGGATATAAAGTTGTCCTTACGCCATTCATTCATTTTTTATCTGATGATTATTTGATACGTGGTAAACATTTTGTTGAAAATGGCGGGATTTGGATTGTAGGTCCTTTAACTGGAGGCCGTACTGAAGAACATACTATCCACACAGATCGTGCATTAGGAGAACTTGAAAAGCTAGCAGGTGTTAAAGTGCTTTTTACTTATCCTATGGATCAGAGTGGAACAATCGGTTCTGCATTTGGCTGTTCAGCACCTTTGGGATTGTGGAGTACAGTTTTTGAGTACAGCGAGGAGCATTCAGTTGGCACCATTACGGAAGGATTATCTGCAGGAAAATCATTCTTGACAGAGCATTCGCTTGGAAAAGGGAAGATCGTTATGCTTGGAGCAATGCCAATAGGGCGTGAAGGAGATGTTCTCTTAAAAAGGATGATCGACCATTACTCTATTTTAGCTGAAGTTAATCAAAGAACAGATGTTACTCCTGGAACAATCGTAGCACCTAGAGAAAATGACCACTCTATAATATGGTTTATGATTAATATGGACGGTAATGGCGGTTCTGTGACAATACCCTTCAAGGGGTATGATATAAAAAACAAAATAGAGATAGAATCCGGGAAATTAGAAATTGGACCATTTGAATGCAAAATGGTTGAATTTCAAAAATAA
- the gltD gene encoding glutamate synthase small subunit produces MGKATGFLEFKREEAAEREPLTRLNDWKEYSAPFSEDKLSRQGARCMDCATPFCHIGTEINGFTSGCPIHNLIPEWNDLVYRGRWKEALDRLLKTNNFPEFTGRVCPAPCEGSCNVAISDPAVTIKNIEKAIIDKGFANGWITPRIPEKRTGKKIAIVGSGPAGLASADQLNQAGHLVTVYERADRPGGLLTYGIPNMKLDKGIVERRINLLSQEGITFITNTEIGKDITSEELREQYDAVILCVGAQKQRDLVIEGREANGVHFAMDYLTTSTKSYLDSNFEDGNFVNAEGKDVIVIGGGDTGADCVATAIRQNCKSVVQFGKHPKLPMSRTHENMWPEAPHVFTMEYAYEEAEAKFGNDPREYSIQTKKLVSDENGNLKELHTIQMEKLKDENGLYYFKEIPGSEKVWPAQLVFIAIGFEGAEQPVLKQFNVETTARNVVAAKYGDFKTNVEGVFAAGDARRGQSLIVWAINEGREVAREVDVYLMGSTVLA; encoded by the coding sequence ATGGGGAAAGCAACAGGATTTTTAGAATTTAAACGTGAAGAGGCGGCCGAACGTGAGCCTCTTACACGTTTAAATGACTGGAAAGAGTATTCAGCTCCTTTCTCTGAGGATAAGTTAAGCAGACAAGGAGCGCGCTGTATGGACTGCGCTACTCCTTTCTGTCACATTGGTACTGAGATTAATGGTTTCACTTCAGGATGTCCAATTCATAACTTAATTCCTGAGTGGAATGACTTAGTCTATCGTGGAAGATGGAAAGAAGCATTAGACCGTTTATTAAAAACAAATAATTTTCCTGAATTTACAGGAAGAGTATGCCCTGCACCATGTGAAGGATCATGTAACGTTGCGATTTCAGACCCAGCTGTTACGATTAAAAACATTGAAAAAGCAATTATTGACAAAGGCTTTGCAAATGGATGGATTACACCACGTATTCCAGAAAAACGTACAGGTAAAAAAATCGCAATTGTTGGTTCTGGACCTGCTGGTTTAGCAAGTGCTGACCAGCTAAACCAAGCTGGCCACCTTGTTACTGTTTATGAACGAGCAGACCGTCCGGGTGGATTATTAACTTATGGTATTCCAAACATGAAGCTTGATAAAGGGATTGTGGAACGACGTATCAATTTACTAAGCCAAGAAGGAATTACCTTTATTACTAATACTGAAATTGGAAAAGATATTACCTCTGAAGAACTACGTGAACAATACGATGCAGTCATCCTTTGTGTTGGGGCACAAAAGCAACGTGACTTAGTTATTGAAGGTCGCGAGGCAAATGGTGTTCATTTTGCAATGGATTACTTAACAACTTCAACAAAAAGCTATCTTGATTCTAATTTTGAAGATGGCAATTTTGTAAATGCTGAAGGTAAAGATGTAATCGTAATTGGTGGTGGAGATACAGGTGCTGACTGTGTAGCTACAGCTATTCGTCAAAATTGCAAAAGCGTTGTTCAATTTGGTAAACATCCAAAACTTCCAATGTCTCGTACACATGAAAATATGTGGCCTGAAGCTCCACATGTATTCACGATGGAATATGCTTATGAGGAAGCCGAAGCGAAATTCGGTAATGACCCTCGTGAATATTCTATTCAAACGAAAAAGCTTGTTTCAGATGAAAATGGAAATCTAAAAGAGCTGCATACAATTCAAATGGAAAAACTTAAGGATGAAAATGGCTTATACTACTTCAAAGAAATTCCAGGTAGTGAAAAAGTTTGGCCTGCTCAATTAGTTTTCATCGCTATTGGATTTGAAGGTGCAGAACAACCAGTATTAAAGCAATTTAACGTTGAGACAACTGCTAGAAATGTTGTTGCAGCAAAATATGGCGACTTTAAAACAAACGTTGAGGGCGTCTTTGCTGCTGGGGATGCAAGACGTGGTCAAAGCTTAATCGTTTGGGCGATTAACGAAGGCCGTGAAGTTGCACGTGAAGTTGATGTTTATTTAATGGGTAGTACGGTTTTAGCGTAA